The Terriglobales bacterium genome includes the window TGGCTCGAGTTCCCAGCACTCGGGCGAGGTGCGCCTCACCAAGGACGTGGACCAGTCCATGGAGGGCAAGAACGTCATTCTGGTCGAGGACATCCTCGACACCGGCCTCACCCTCACCTACTTGAAAAACCTGCTGCTCGGGCACCGGCCGCGGGCGCTGCGCGTGGCCGTGCTGCTCGACAAGCCCGCCCGGCGCCTGCAGTCTTGCTCGGCCGACTACATCGGCTTCCGCGTGGAAGGCGATCCGTTCCTGGTGGGCTATGGCCTCGACCATGCCGAGCGCTTCCGCAACCTTCCCGACATCTGCATCCTGCCGACGGAACTGATGGGATCGATGGCGTCATTCTGAGCGGCTTCAGCCGCGAAGAATCTCGCGTGCCGCATCCACAAGGCCTGGGTAGTACACGCGAGATCCTTCGGCCCTAAAGGACCTCAGGATGACGCCTTCCATATTTTCGGATCAAGCAATGAGCCGATCACGCGATGACTCAATCCTCAGGGCCCGATCGGAGTTACAATCTCCCTTCGGCCATGTCCACCCTGACCACCGTCTCCGGCCGCCCCCAGATCGACACCCGCGACTGGCGTGCGCTCGCCCGCTGCCTGGATTCCACCCTGCTGCGCCCCGAGACCACCGCCGCCCAGGTCGCCGACCTCTGCCGCGAGGCCGCGCACTTCGGCTTCGCCACCGTCTTCGTGCATCCCTGCTCCGTGCCGCTGGCCGCTTCCCTGCTCGCCGGCACCGGAGTGCGCACGGGCTCTCCCGTCGGCTTCCCCATGGGCGCGAGCACGACCTCGGTGAAGCGCTACGAGGCCGCCGAATTGCTGCGGCTGGGAGCGCAGGAGCTCGACATGGTGATGAACATCGGCGCGCTCAAGTCGCGCGACCGCGCCCGCGTCGAGCTCGATATCCGTGGCGTGGTCGAGATCGTCCACGGCTCCGGCGCCCTGCTCAAGGTCATCCTCGAGACCTGCCTGCTGACCCTGGACGAGAAGATCGTGGCCTGCGAGTTGGCGGTGGCCGCGGGAGCAGACTTCGTGAAGACCTCCACCGGGCTGGCCGGCAGCGGCGCCACCGCCGAGGACGTCGCCCTCATGCGCGGCGTGGTGGGCGAGCGCGCCGGGGTCAAGGCCGCCGGCGGCATCCGCACCCTGGCCGACGCTCTGGCCATGATCGAGGCCGGCGCCAACCGCCTGGGCACCTCCACCGCCGCCCGGATCGTGCGCGAACTGGGCGCGCCCGAGTTCCAGCACTAACCCACACCCCAGCAAGTTGAAGCGCGACTCCGACGTCTGCCCGGCCTCCCGCATCCCCCAACCCCCGCCTGCTATCATGAGCTTTGCCCGTCCCATGAAGCCTCCCACCCAACCCGCGCCGGCGAAGGAACGCGCCCCGCAGGGCGCGGCCGCGCCCGGCCCCGCCCCTGCGCCCGCCATCGAGCCCTTCCTGCTCGAGGTCGCCGACGCGGTCAACACCACTCTCGACCTCGACAGCCTGCTGCAGCGGGTGGCGGAACTGGTGCGCCAGGTCATCGACTACCAGATCTTTGCCATCCTGCTGCTCAACGAGCGCACCCAGGAGCTGCGTTTCCGCTTCTCCGTGGGCCACACCCCGGAGGCCCAGAAGCTGCGCCCCAAGCTGGGCCAGGGCGTGGTGGGCCAGGCGGCGGAGAGGCGCGAAGTCCTGCTGGTCCCCGACGTCAGCCGCTTTCGTGGCTACATCAACGCCCACCCCAGGGTGCGCTCCGAGCTGGCCATCCCGCTGATCAACAAGAACCGGGTCATCGGGGTGATGGACCTGCAGGCCACCGCGCCTGCCTACTTCCAGCCCGAGCACGCGCGCCTGCTGGCGCTGGTGGCCTCGCGCATCGCCATCGGCATCGAGAACGCCCGCCTCTACACCCGGGTGGTGCGCCAGGCCCAGACCCTGGAGGTCTTGAACGAGATCAGCCGCGAGCTGACCTCCATCCTCAACCTCGACCGCCTGCTGGAGCGCATCGCCGAGTCGCTGGGCCGCCTCATCGATTACCAGATGTTCTCCATCCTGCTGCTCGACTCCGCCGGCGAGAAGCTCATCCACCGCTTCTCCCTGCGCTTCAACGAGAGCGTGCA containing:
- the hpt gene encoding hypoxanthine phosphoribosyltransferase — translated: MNKSINQQINNLPVLFSRSQIAARVAELGAEITRDFAGQPVVFLGVLKGATIFLSDLARSVSLDATFDFLAVSSYGSSSQHSGEVRLTKDVDQSMEGKNVILVEDILDTGLTLTYLKNLLLGHRPRALRVAVLLDKPARRLQSCSADYIGFRVEGDPFLVGYGLDHAERFRNLPDICILPTELMGSMASF
- the deoC gene encoding deoxyribose-phosphate aldolase, giving the protein MSTLTTVSGRPQIDTRDWRALARCLDSTLLRPETTAAQVADLCREAAHFGFATVFVHPCSVPLAASLLAGTGVRTGSPVGFPMGASTTSVKRYEAAELLRLGAQELDMVMNIGALKSRDRARVELDIRGVVEIVHGSGALLKVILETCLLTLDEKIVACELAVAAGADFVKTSTGLAGSGATAEDVALMRGVVGERAGVKAAGGIRTLADALAMIEAGANRLGTSTAARIVRELGAPEFQH